Within Candidatus Polarisedimenticolia bacterium, the genomic segment CTGCCGCTGTTCGCCGCGGGGAATCCGGCGTTCACGCCCGCGGGCGGCCACGATCTCCTGTTCGCCGAGACCGATTACCAGCTGATTCACTCGGCGAACCCTCGCTTCTACATTCCGGGCGTGCGCGGGAGGTGGAGCAGCGCGCGGCGGGGAGCCCGGAAGCTGATCCGGATTCCGCGCCCGGAGGGGGATCTCCACGAGCTCTACGATCTTTCGCGGGATCCCGGGGAGCAGGCGTCGGCCGATGCGGCCGCCGACCCGGCCGGCGCGGAGTTGATGCGCGATCTCGATCGCTGGGTCGATTACGACGAGGGGGCCGGGAAGAGCCTGGAGGAAAGCCTGACCCCCGAACAGCGCGAGCGGCTCCGCTCGCTCGGCTACCTTCAATAGCGTTCCAGCTCCTCGCGGCGCCAATCGACCGGCGCGAACCTGGCGATCGGCGCTCGAGCTTGCTTCGCCGAGCGCCGATTTTATGCCCTTTCGACGGGATGCCCCGACCCTCGGATCGTTCCGGCGGTCGTGATATCCTGATTTCTCCGGAACTTCAAAAGGGCCCCCGCCGTATCTCTTTTCGGACGGAGTATTCCGCTCCAAAGAGGCGTCTGTGACCGAAACCGCCATCGCCGTCGAGAGCCTGGCCAAGACCTACCGAGTGGGATGGGGCCGCGAGCCGGTCCGGGCCCTGAACGGCGTCAGCCTTTCCGTGCGACGGGGGGAGGTCTTCGGACTGCTCGGCCCCAACGGGGCGGGGAAGACGACTCTGGTCAAGGTCCTTCTCGGGATCACCCATTCCGACGGCGGCCGGGCGGCGGTCCTGGGGAAAGAAGCAGGCGACGTGAAGACGCGCGCCCGGGTCGGCTACCTGCCCGAGGGACATCGCTATCCGCTGCACCTTACCGGGGAAGGAGTGGTCCGGTGGTTCGCGCGTCTCTCCGGCGTGCCCCAACGGGAGATCGAAGGCAGGACCCGCCGCCTCCTCGCCCGCGTGGGGCTGGAGCGCTGGGCCGGCGTCCGGCTCAAGAAATACAGCAAGGGGATGGTGCAGCGGCTCGGGATGGCGGTGGCGCTGGTGCACGAGCCCGAAGTCCTCTTCCTGGACGAGCCCACCGACGGCGTCGATCCGGTGGGACGGGCGGAGATCCGCCAGATCCTGGTTGAGGAGAAGAAGAAAGGGACGAGCATCTTCATCAACTCCCATCTGCTCTCCGAGATCGAGCGCGTCTGCGATCGCGTGGCGGTCGTGTCGCGCGGCCGGATCCTGAGGGAGGGGAGCGTCGCCGACCTCACCGATCGGGGACTGTCCTACCGGGTCGACGCGGGCGCCGTCCCGGAGCCCGTTTTGGCGGCGCTCCGGCAGCGATCCACCGGAGTCGAGGCGACCAACGGCCTGGTGCACCTGCGCGTCGGCAGCCTGGAGGAGCTAAACGAGTGTCTCGACTCCCTGCGCGCGGCCGGCTGCCTCCTGCGGGAAGTCTGGCCGGAGAAGAGCACCCTGGAGGAGAGCTTCATCCAGATCCTGGATGGCGAGGAGGCGAGGCCGTGAGCCGGCTCCTGGCCGTCGTGGACGGGACGATCCGCGAATCGCTGGCGAAGTTCACCTTTCTGGCCTTCCTGATCATGTCGACGCTGATGCTGCTTCTCATCACCTTCGCCGTGAATCTGGACGTCGTGGACGGGGCGCTGGCCGCGGCGAAGCTGTTCGGCCACGAAGTCCAGCTCGGCGGGGAACGCATCTCGATCGACAGCCTGGTCACAGGCATTCAGACGGGCCTCGCGGGATTCCTCTTCGGCGTCGGGTTGTTTCTTTCCATCTTCGCCACGGCGAACCTCGTCCCCGTCATGCTGGAGAAGGGTTACGTGGATCTCCTCCTCTCCAAGCCGCTGTCCCGAACTGCGCTTTTCTTGGGACGCTACCTGGGCGCGCTTGCGGTCGTCTTCATCAACCTTCTCTACCTCATCGGGGGAGTCTGGCTCCTTGTGGGCTGGAAGACGGGGACTTGGAAGATGGGACTCCCGGCCGCCGGCCTGATCATCCTCCTGACCTATGCCGTTCTGCTTGGATTCATGATGCTGGTGGGAGTCGTGACACGTTCCTCCTCGATCACGATCATGCTCGCCTACTTCCTTTTTCCGCTGACGGGATTTCTCTCGATCCGGGGGAATCTCACGGTGATGCTCACCAGCAAGACTGCCATTGCCCTTATCAACGGCCTGTATCACGTCCTGCCGAAGATCGCCGGGCTGGGAAAGGTCATGGGTGAGCTGGCCATGGAGAAGCCCGTCGCTTCCTTCGCCCCCATGGGATCGTCGATCATTTTCGGCGCCACGTGCCTGGCGCTGGGCACCGTTTATTTTTCTCGCAAGGACTACTGACATGAAGAAAGGAGGCTCCATGACAAGACTCTTTCCCCGAACCCTGGCGCTCCTGGCCGCCTTCCTGGCGTGCGGCTCTTTCTCTCCCGTCTTCTCCCTCGAAGCGGAGCCCACCGAAATGGCGCTCCTCCCCTCCTCCTCCGACCTTGTGATCTCGCTCGACTACGCCACGCTCCGGAAGAGCGAGCTGGTCTCGGACATGGAATCGCGCCTCGACGCGGTCCCCGAGGCGGCGGAGAACTACCGGCGGTTCGTCAAGGAAACCGGCCTCGATCCGAGGCAGGATACCGATCAGATCCTCGTCTCGATCAAGAACGCGGAGGGGTCGGACGACGGCTTCCTGCTGGTGGCACGCGGCCGGTTCGCGGGCAACCGGCTCGTCGACTCCGCGGCGGCCAAAGGGGGAACGCTGAGCACCCTCAAAGGAGGAGTCCGGATGTGGACCTCTCCCCAGGAAGGGTCCGGCTCCGCCGGAAGGACTCCGATGGCGATGGCGCAACCCACCGAGAGCATGCTGCTCTTCGGCTCGGAGCCGGAAGTCCAGCGCGCCGTGGGCGTGGTGACGCGGACGAAGTCCCCCGCGGCGCGGGAGATGCGGTTCCGGAACCTTCTCGCGGGCGTCGATCGCAAGGCGCCGGCCTGGGCGGTCCTCAGCTCCAAGAGCCTGGCGGAACGGTTCTCTTCGGAGATCGCCAAAGGAGGCGACGGACCGAAGGCCTTCGCCGCCGTCGACTCGGTGCGCGTCATGGCCTGGCTGGGGAAGGAAGTGGATCTGAAGATCCAGGTCGACGCGCGGGACAAGGAATCGGCGGGCCTGCTGGGCGATCTCTTCCGCGGGATGGCGGCCGCCGGGAAGCTGGCGGCCAAGGACAGCGATCCGGAGGCGCTGAAGGCGCTTCAGGAGATGAGCATCGTCGACACGGGCGCCGGCGTCGAGATCAAGATGAGGATTCCAGGCGCCCGGCTGCGGGCCCCCCAGGCGGGCGGACGGACGGAATGAATCCCGCCGGGCGTCACTTCCCGGCGCGCCTCACGAACTCTCCGGTCATGGTGTCGACGAGGACGCGCTCCCCGGCCTCGAGGTAGGAAGGGACGCGGATCTCGGTCCCGTTGGCGAGCTTCGCCGTCTTGGTGACTTTCCCGCTCG encodes:
- a CDS encoding ABC transporter ATP-binding protein, translated to MTETAIAVESLAKTYRVGWGREPVRALNGVSLSVRRGEVFGLLGPNGAGKTTLVKVLLGITHSDGGRAAVLGKEAGDVKTRARVGYLPEGHRYPLHLTGEGVVRWFARLSGVPQREIEGRTRRLLARVGLERWAGVRLKKYSKGMVQRLGMAVALVHEPEVLFLDEPTDGVDPVGRAEIRQILVEEKKKGTSIFINSHLLSEIERVCDRVAVVSRGRILREGSVADLTDRGLSYRVDAGAVPEPVLAALRQRSTGVEATNGLVHLRVGSLEELNECLDSLRAAGCLLREVWPEKSTLEESFIQILDGEEARP